The proteins below come from a single Streptomyces sp. M92 genomic window:
- a CDS encoding helix-turn-helix domain-containing protein, with protein MTSHESGPPADAVSVVAPQLRALRRRAALTLEAAARAAGLSPAHLSRLETGQRQPSLPMLLSLARVYGTTVSELLGETAADREAVVRADAMEPTFAGGWTYWQAGGAGRGMQALRVHVPHGSQGDIVRVHPGEEWIHVLRGRLRLRLGDAVHRLGPGDSAHFDSLTPHRIAARDADGVDLLFVHTLLQSPTAALCLGPATTPGHPFPGETS; from the coding sequence ATGACCTCCCACGAGTCCGGTCCCCCGGCCGATGCGGTGTCCGTCGTGGCGCCGCAGCTGCGGGCCCTGCGGCGCCGGGCCGCCCTCACCCTGGAGGCCGCGGCCCGTGCCGCCGGGCTGTCGCCCGCGCACCTCTCCCGGCTGGAGACCGGGCAGCGCCAGCCCTCGCTGCCGATGCTCCTGTCCCTCGCCCGTGTCTACGGTACGACCGTCTCGGAGCTGCTCGGCGAGACGGCCGCGGACCGGGAGGCGGTCGTGCGGGCCGACGCCATGGAACCGACCTTCGCCGGCGGCTGGACGTACTGGCAGGCCGGTGGGGCCGGCCGCGGCATGCAGGCCCTGCGCGTGCACGTGCCGCACGGCTCCCAGGGCGACATCGTGCGGGTGCACCCGGGCGAGGAGTGGATCCACGTCCTGCGGGGCCGGCTGCGACTCCGGCTCGGGGACGCGGTGCACCGGCTCGGCCCGGGCGACAGCGCGCACTTCGACTCGCTGACCCCGCACCGCATCGCCGCCCGGGACGCCGACGGGGTCGACCTCCTCTTCGTCCACACGCTGCTCCAGAGCCCGACGGCGGCGCTGTGCCTGGGACCGGCCACCACGCCGGGCCACCCCTTCCCTGGAGAGACATCATGA
- a CDS encoding DUF6126 family protein, with protein MNMQEKWPRAVWVRLFIYLVVGHVLAAFIYLLFEVGANSG; from the coding sequence ATGAACATGCAGGAAAAGTGGCCGCGCGCGGTCTGGGTGCGGCTCTTCATCTACCTCGTCGTGGGGCACGTGCTGGCGGCCTTCATCTACCTGCTCTTCGAGGTGGGTGCCAACAGCGGGTGA
- a CDS encoding tyrosine-protein phosphatase translates to MTQQVPSTEPELAGVRNFRDVGGLPTVDGRRVRQGVLFRSGHLAHATGEDAAFLSSLGLHTIFDFRNAADQKLDGPDVELPGVRNVNLPLSDPADGAEFWKMVRDGDLDQLREILADGKGAQRMIDSYRMIIKERTAEHSRVLHALAEDSVPALMHCAAGKDRAGLSIAVTLLALGVERDAVAEDYLKSNATHRRYKVRRSSTAASAYSPEVMELLSPLFDARAEYLAAAFETVEQTWGGVDAYLEKGLRITPQTRERLRERMLD, encoded by the coding sequence GTGACGCAGCAGGTGCCGTCGACCGAACCCGAGCTGGCCGGGGTGCGCAACTTCCGCGACGTGGGCGGGCTGCCGACCGTGGACGGACGGAGGGTGCGGCAGGGGGTGCTGTTCCGCAGCGGCCACCTCGCGCACGCCACCGGGGAGGACGCCGCGTTCCTGTCCTCGCTGGGTCTGCACACGATCTTCGACTTCCGCAACGCCGCCGACCAGAAGCTCGACGGCCCGGACGTCGAGCTTCCGGGCGTGCGCAATGTGAACCTGCCGCTGAGCGACCCGGCCGACGGCGCCGAGTTCTGGAAAATGGTCCGCGACGGCGACCTCGACCAGCTGCGCGAGATCCTCGCGGACGGCAAGGGCGCCCAGCGAATGATCGACTCGTACCGCATGATCATCAAGGAGCGCACGGCGGAGCACTCCCGGGTGCTGCACGCGCTCGCCGAGGACAGCGTCCCCGCCCTGATGCACTGCGCGGCCGGCAAGGACCGCGCGGGCCTGTCGATCGCGGTCACGCTGCTCGCCCTCGGCGTCGAGCGCGACGCCGTCGCCGAGGACTACCTGAAGTCGAACGCCACGCACCGCCGCTACAAGGTGCGCCGCAGCAGCACCGCCGCCTCCGCCTACTCCCCCGAGGTCATGGAGCTGCTCAGCCCCCTCTTCGACGCCCGCGCCGAGTACCTGGCGGCGGCCTTCGAGACCGTCGAGCAGACCTGGGGCGGCGTCGACGCCTACCTGGAGAAGGGCCTGCGGATCACTCCGCAGACCCGGGAGCGGCTGCGCGAGCGGATGCTGGACTGA
- a CDS encoding M23 family metallopeptidase, whose product MPAKGKHRRTKAMRLTRAIAVAGTGGAALALPLMGAAGAQAAPAQSVSEQAVQSVPTSAKKAAAEKNSDSRTYTVKSGDYLSKIADEQDVDGGWKKLYADNREAVGSDPSLIHPGLELTLGGQAAKAERPAAEKPAQTEQKPSAEKTESAEAEKSSDAGKASSDSGSSGTSTQSAGTTSGFTSPVPSGTIGTPYHQSGSMWSSGYHTGTDFVVPTGTSLKAVGAGTVVSAGWGGAYGNQVVIQLADGHYAQYAHLSSLSVSAGQSVTAGQQIGLSGATGNVTGPHLHFEIRTTPDYGSDVDPIAYLRSHGVSL is encoded by the coding sequence ATGCCCGCGAAGGGTAAGCACCGCCGTACCAAGGCCATGCGCCTGACCCGTGCCATCGCCGTCGCCGGAACCGGCGGCGCCGCGCTGGCGCTCCCGCTGATGGGTGCCGCCGGCGCCCAGGCCGCCCCCGCTCAGTCCGTCTCCGAGCAGGCCGTGCAGTCCGTTCCGACGTCGGCGAAGAAGGCCGCCGCCGAGAAGAACTCCGACTCGCGCACGTACACCGTGAAGAGCGGTGACTACCTCTCGAAGATCGCCGACGAGCAGGACGTCGACGGCGGCTGGAAGAAGCTCTACGCGGACAACCGCGAGGCCGTCGGGTCCGACCCGTCGCTGATCCACCCGGGCCTGGAGCTCACGCTCGGCGGACAGGCCGCCAAGGCCGAGCGGCCCGCTGCCGAGAAGCCCGCCCAGACCGAGCAGAAGCCGTCCGCCGAGAAGACCGAGTCGGCCGAGGCCGAGAAGTCCTCGGACGCCGGGAAGGCCTCCTCGGACTCCGGCTCCTCCGGCACGAGCACCCAGTCCGCCGGCACCACCAGCGGCTTCACCTCGCCGGTCCCGAGCGGCACCATCGGCACCCCGTACCACCAGTCGGGCAGCATGTGGTCCAGCGGCTACCACACCGGCACCGACTTCGTCGTGCCGACCGGCACCTCCCTCAAGGCCGTCGGCGCGGGCACCGTCGTCTCCGCCGGCTGGGGCGGCGCCTACGGCAACCAGGTCGTCATCCAGCTCGCCGACGGCCACTACGCCCAGTACGCCCACCTGTCCTCCCTCTCCGTCTCGGCCGGTCAGTCCGTGACGGCGGGTCAGCAGATCGGCCTGTCGGGCGCCACCGGCAACGTGACCGGCCCGCACCTGCACTTCGAGATCCGCACCACCCCGGACTACGGCTCGGACGTGGACCCGATCGCGTACCTGCGCTCGCACGGCGTCTCTCTCTGA
- a CDS encoding SGNH/GDSL hydrolase family protein, with translation MIGSYVAVGDSFTEGVGDPGPDGAFVGWADRFAVLLADRRPEGDFTYTNLAVRGRLLDQIVAEQVPRAVELAPDLVSFCAGGNDIIRPGTDPDEVAERFERAVAALTAVAGTVLVTTGFDTRGVPVLKHLRGKIATYNGHVRAVADRYGCPVLDLWSLRTVQDRRAWDADRLHLSPEGHTRVALRAGQVLGLPVPADPDQPWPPLPPRGTLDVRRDDVHWAREYLVPWIGRRLRGESSGDHVSAKGTLSADDIKMRIASVA, from the coding sequence GTGATCGGGTCGTACGTGGCGGTGGGGGACAGCTTCACCGAGGGCGTCGGCGACCCCGGCCCCGACGGGGCGTTCGTCGGCTGGGCCGACCGGTTCGCCGTACTGCTCGCGGACCGGCGCCCCGAGGGCGACTTCACGTACACGAACCTCGCCGTACGCGGCAGGCTGCTCGACCAGATCGTGGCCGAGCAGGTGCCGCGGGCCGTCGAACTCGCGCCGGACCTGGTCTCGTTCTGCGCCGGCGGCAACGACATCATCCGGCCCGGCACCGACCCCGACGAGGTGGCCGAGCGGTTCGAGCGGGCGGTGGCCGCGCTGACCGCCGTCGCGGGCACCGTCCTGGTGACGACCGGATTCGACACCCGCGGGGTGCCCGTCCTCAAGCACCTGCGCGGCAAGATCGCCACGTACAACGGACACGTCCGTGCCGTCGCCGACCGCTACGGCTGCCCCGTGCTCGACCTGTGGTCGCTGCGCACGGTCCAGGACCGCAGGGCGTGGGACGCCGACCGGCTGCACCTGTCGCCGGAGGGCCACACGCGGGTGGCGCTGCGCGCCGGCCAGGTCCTCGGCCTGCCCGTCCCCGCCGACCCGGACCAGCCCTGGCCGCCGCTGCCGCCCCGCGGCACCCTGGACGTCCGGAGGGACGACGTGCACTGGGCCCGCGAGTACCTGGTGCCGTGGATCGGACGCCGGCTGCGCGGCGAGTCCTCGGGCGACCACGTGAGCGCCAAGGGGACGCTGTCGGCGGACGACATCAAGATGCGGATCGCGTCGGTGGCCTGA
- a CDS encoding TetR/AcrR family transcriptional regulator, producing the protein MGRVRLSVAQRREELLCAAVEQISARGVAALRIADVAAALGVSNALVLYHFSTKEKLVAAAFTHAAQDDLARLHKLLGRRTSALRRLRAAVRWYAPTGQAKGWRLWIEGWAAALREPALREVTRDLDRQWKAALSGVIAEGVAAGEFRCADPDGAALRLTAFLDGLAVQLTSYAGAVPRARAREWTDEALARELGLARETVTASGGRGRSGGSGRGDAAAPRQRR; encoded by the coding sequence GTGGGGAGAGTCCGGTTGAGTGTGGCGCAGCGGCGCGAGGAGCTGCTGTGTGCGGCCGTGGAGCAGATATCGGCGCGGGGCGTGGCGGCGTTGCGGATCGCCGACGTGGCCGCCGCGCTCGGGGTCAGCAACGCGCTGGTGCTCTACCACTTCTCCACGAAGGAGAAGCTCGTCGCCGCCGCGTTCACGCACGCCGCCCAGGACGATCTCGCGCGCCTGCACAAGCTGCTCGGACGGCGCACGTCGGCGCTGCGCCGGCTGCGGGCGGCCGTGCGGTGGTACGCCCCGACCGGGCAGGCCAAGGGCTGGCGGCTGTGGATCGAGGGCTGGGCGGCGGCGCTGCGCGAACCCGCGTTGCGGGAGGTCACCCGGGACCTGGACCGGCAGTGGAAGGCGGCGCTCTCGGGGGTCATCGCCGAGGGCGTGGCCGCCGGGGAGTTCCGGTGCGCGGATCCCGACGGCGCCGCCCTGCGCCTGACCGCCTTCCTCGACGGACTGGCCGTGCAGCTGACGTCGTACGCGGGAGCGGTGCCCCGGGCCCGGGCCCGCGAGTGGACGGACGAGGCGCTCGCGCGGGAGCTGGGCCTGGCCCGGGAGACGGTGACGGCGTCGGGAGGCCGAGGCCGTTCCGGCGGATCGGGCCGCGGGGACGCGGCGGCTCCCCGTCAGCGCCGGTGA
- a CDS encoding carboxymuconolactone decarboxylase family protein, protein MARVSLTPPRTIFFRVMEWYSRRTYGKVLDPGKALAHNPRVLWGDLRFEQSVAKWKRLDSDLKALAVMASAASIGCSWCMDFGYWENAERGMDRRKLHDVPVWRDSDVYTPLERDVMEYAEAMTATPPTVGDELAARLRTALGEPAFVELTAMVAVENLRSRINAALDLTSQGFRDSCEVPGARPTDAAAPATAD, encoded by the coding sequence ATGGCCCGCGTATCGCTCACCCCGCCCCGCACGATCTTCTTCCGCGTGATGGAGTGGTACTCCCGGCGGACGTACGGCAAGGTCCTGGACCCCGGCAAGGCGCTCGCCCACAATCCGCGGGTGCTCTGGGGCGACCTGCGCTTCGAGCAGTCCGTCGCCAAGTGGAAGAGGCTGGACTCCGACCTGAAGGCGCTCGCCGTGATGGCCTCGGCCGCCTCGATCGGCTGCTCGTGGTGCATGGACTTCGGATACTGGGAGAACGCCGAGCGCGGCATGGACCGGCGCAAGCTCCACGACGTGCCGGTGTGGCGGGACAGTGACGTCTACACGCCGCTGGAGCGGGACGTCATGGAGTACGCCGAGGCGATGACGGCGACGCCGCCGACGGTCGGCGACGAACTCGCCGCCCGGCTGCGCACGGCGCTGGGCGAGCCGGCGTTCGTGGAGCTGACCGCCATGGTCGCCGTCGAGAACCTGCGCTCCCGTATCAACGCGGCGCTCGATCTGACCAGCCAGGGATTCAGGGACTCGTGCGAGGTGCCCGGCGCGAGGCCCACGGACGCGGCCGCCCCGGCGACGGCGGACTGA
- a CDS encoding MBL fold metallo-hydrolase: MAGFRSPNQGLRLPLPAAFGAEPTGARMARIRRSPNFRDGVFQNPGGTARTRPSGSAREFAKIYFDKESRLGRAPRGTVPVHATTLADLARPPATGLRLTWMGHSSVLAEIDGQRVLFDPVWGERCSPVPFAGPKRLHPVPVPLTALGPVDVVVISHDHYDHLDLPTIKALAGTDTLFAVPLGVGAHLEHWGVPVGRLRELDWHESTRVGGLTLTATPARHFCGRGLRNTQHTLWASWVVAGAEHRVFHSGDTGYFDGFKDIGAAHGPFDATMIQLGAYAEFWPDIHMTPEEGVRAHLDLQQGRPGGALLPIHWGTFNLAPHAWAEPAEWTGDAAEEVGQTVALPRPGEPFEPAGELPVEPWWRAVSQPIARPWHRARGAEKAAETRSGDLDLAGER; this comes from the coding sequence GTGGCCGGTTTCCGCTCCCCGAACCAGGGGCTCCGCCTGCCGCTGCCCGCGGCCTTCGGCGCGGAGCCCACCGGCGCGCGCATGGCGCGCATCCGCCGCTCGCCGAACTTCCGCGACGGCGTCTTCCAGAACCCCGGGGGCACCGCCCGGACCCGGCCCTCCGGGTCGGCCCGTGAGTTCGCCAAGATCTACTTCGACAAGGAGTCACGGCTCGGCCGCGCGCCGCGCGGCACCGTCCCCGTGCACGCCACCACACTCGCCGACCTCGCCCGGCCGCCCGCCACCGGACTGCGCCTGACCTGGATGGGCCACTCCAGCGTGCTCGCCGAGATCGACGGCCAGCGGGTCCTCTTCGACCCCGTCTGGGGCGAGCGCTGCTCCCCGGTCCCGTTCGCCGGGCCGAAACGGCTGCACCCGGTCCCGGTGCCCCTCACCGCCCTCGGCCCGGTCGACGTCGTCGTCATCTCCCACGACCACTACGACCACCTGGACCTGCCCACGATCAAGGCGCTGGCCGGCACCGACACCCTCTTCGCGGTGCCGCTCGGCGTCGGTGCCCACCTCGAACACTGGGGCGTCCCCGTCGGCCGGCTGCGCGAACTGGACTGGCACGAGTCGACCCGCGTCGGCGGCCTCACGCTCACCGCCACCCCGGCCCGCCACTTCTGCGGACGCGGCCTGCGCAACACCCAGCACACCCTCTGGGCGTCCTGGGTCGTGGCCGGTGCGGAGCACCGCGTCTTCCACAGCGGGGACACCGGCTACTTCGACGGCTTCAAGGACATCGGCGCCGCCCACGGACCCTTCGACGCCACGATGATCCAGCTGGGGGCGTACGCCGAGTTCTGGCCGGACATCCACATGACCCCCGAGGAGGGCGTCCGCGCCCACCTGGACCTGCAGCAGGGACGGCCGGGCGGCGCCCTGCTGCCCATCCACTGGGGGACCTTCAACCTCGCGCCGCACGCGTGGGCGGAGCCGGCGGAGTGGACGGGGGACGCTGCCGAGGAGGTCGGGCAGACGGTGGCCCTTCCGCGGCCGGGCGAGCCGTTCGAGCCGGCGGGGGAGCTGCCGGTGGAGCCGTGGTGGCGGGCGGTGTCCCAGCCGATCGCGCGCCCGTGGCACCGCGCCCGAGGTGCCGAGAAGGCGGCCGAGACGCGCAGCGGCGATCTCGACCTCGCGGGCGAGCGGTGA
- a CDS encoding sensor histidine kinase, producing the protein MSHLRAPAARADRREGGRHGRPASRTAPALTETHIRPQLLRLAVLPPVAVALSACAVVLFTIRSTGVRPGLVLWGVLAGAVSVTVVAVAIAAVAAGRAARSVHDRVGALRRSTARGEGDLRAVVEALRRGETPPQRKPRGGPPDDADDFELLAADLSRAHDGAVTAVVRAAQLSSQAGSEQKLEVFVNLARRLQSLVHREISILDELENEIEDPDLLKGLFHVDHLATRIRRHAENLAVLGGAVSRRQWSNPVDMTEVLRSAIAEVEQYSRVRLVPPIDGTLRGHAVADVIHLLAELVENATLFSAPQTQVLMRANLVTSGLAVEVEDRGLGMPVAEQSRMNALLADPDQVNVARLLADGRIGLFVVSQLAKRHGITVRLQTNIYGGVQAVLVVPQALLGAEPGMLSGGTARSEQDAGTQAVPPPPRQPRSATPAVPPAPADGPGSVVPWPVVPAATGPAPTAPGLSAPGSAVSVPGPGPGQVPGPASASVAPPAAPRAGRGEPAPLPVRGAREDRPTPAAAVPGVRPADRGVIAEHAATPPVPRHSAVRGTMGKPQLPRRRAQEHIAPQLRGGPAPRQEPEQHAGHDPGLMAAFQRGIGLAEAQQRREPVPAEPTPLSPVSAEPPRTEPGPTDPAPTDSAPMAPAPMEPTRRDPAG; encoded by the coding sequence ATGTCTCACCTCCGCGCCCCGGCCGCGCGAGCAGACCGCCGCGAGGGCGGGCGGCACGGCCGGCCGGCCTCCCGTACCGCCCCCGCACTGACCGAGACCCACATACGGCCCCAGCTCCTGCGCCTCGCCGTACTGCCGCCCGTCGCGGTCGCCCTCAGCGCCTGCGCGGTCGTCCTGTTCACCATCCGGTCCACCGGCGTCCGGCCCGGCCTGGTCCTGTGGGGCGTGCTCGCCGGGGCGGTCTCGGTCACCGTCGTGGCCGTCGCCATCGCCGCCGTGGCCGCCGGCCGCGCCGCCCGCTCCGTGCACGACCGCGTCGGCGCCCTGCGGCGCAGCACCGCGCGCGGCGAGGGCGATCTGCGTGCCGTGGTCGAGGCGTTGCGCCGTGGCGAGACCCCGCCCCAGCGCAAGCCGCGCGGTGGACCGCCGGACGACGCCGACGACTTCGAGCTGCTCGCCGCCGACCTCTCCCGCGCCCACGACGGTGCCGTCACCGCCGTCGTCCGCGCCGCCCAGCTCTCCAGCCAGGCGGGCAGCGAACAGAAGCTCGAGGTCTTCGTCAACCTGGCCCGGCGCCTGCAGTCCCTGGTGCACCGGGAGATCTCCATCCTGGACGAGCTGGAGAACGAGATCGAGGATCCGGACCTCCTCAAGGGCCTCTTCCACGTCGACCACCTCGCCACCCGCATCCGCCGCCACGCCGAGAACCTCGCCGTGCTCGGCGGTGCCGTCTCCCGCCGGCAGTGGAGCAACCCCGTCGACATGACCGAGGTGCTGCGCTCGGCCATCGCCGAGGTCGAGCAGTACTCACGGGTCCGGCTGGTCCCCCCGATCGACGGCACCCTGCGCGGCCACGCCGTCGCCGACGTCATCCACCTGCTGGCCGAACTCGTCGAGAACGCCACGCTGTTCTCCGCCCCGCAGACCCAGGTGCTGATGCGGGCCAACCTCGTCACCTCCGGGCTCGCCGTGGAGGTCGAGGACCGCGGGCTCGGCATGCCCGTCGCGGAGCAGAGCCGGATGAACGCCCTGCTCGCCGACCCCGACCAGGTCAACGTCGCCCGCCTCCTCGCGGACGGCCGCATCGGGCTGTTCGTCGTCTCCCAGCTCGCCAAGCGGCACGGCATCACCGTCCGCCTGCAGACCAACATCTACGGTGGTGTCCAGGCCGTACTGGTCGTGCCGCAGGCCCTCTTGGGAGCGGAGCCGGGCATGCTGTCCGGCGGGACGGCCCGGTCGGAGCAGGACGCCGGGACGCAGGCGGTGCCGCCGCCCCCGCGGCAGCCGCGGTCGGCGACCCCCGCGGTGCCACCGGCTCCGGCCGACGGCCCCGGTTCCGTCGTTCCCTGGCCCGTCGTGCCCGCCGCCACGGGACCGGCTCCCACCGCGCCCGGTCTCTCCGCGCCCGGTTCGGCCGTATCAGTTCCCGGTCCCGGTCCTGGTCAAGTTCCCGGTCCCGCGTCCGCCTCCGTCGCACCGCCCGCTGCTCCTCGGGCGGGCAGGGGCGAGCCGGCGCCGCTGCCCGTGCGCGGCGCCCGCGAGGACCGGCCCACGCCGGCCGCCGCCGTGCCCGGAGTCCGGCCGGCCGACCGGGGCGTGATCGCCGAGCACGCGGCCACCCCGCCCGTCCCGCGCCACAGCGCGGTGCGCGGCACCATGGGCAAGCCCCAACTGCCCCGGCGCCGCGCCCAGGAGCACATCGCCCCGCAGCTGCGCGGCGGCCCCGCACCGCGCCAGGAACCCGAGCAGCACGCCGGTCACGACCCCGGCCTGATGGCGGCCTTCCAACGAGGCATCGGCCTCGCGGAGGCCCAGCAGCGCAGGGAGCCGGTCCCCGCCGAGCCGACCCCTCTCAGTCCGGTCTCCGCCGAACCACCCCGCACGGAGCCGGGCCCCACGGACCCGGCACCGACGGACTCGGCGCCGATGGCCCCGGCACCGATGGAACCCACCCGCAGGGACCCCGCCGGATGA
- a CDS encoding roadblock/LC7 domain-containing protein, translated as MASDAPTGQVSDLDWLMSGLVQRVPHTTSAVLLSADGLVKSVHGLDADSADHMAALASGLYSLGRSAGVRFGDGGDVRQVVVELDSTLLFVTTAGSGTCLAVLADREADAAVLGYEMAMLVKSVRPYLVTAPRQYAVEPPAMRP; from the coding sequence ATGGCGAGCGATGCGCCGACCGGCCAAGTGTCCGACCTCGACTGGCTGATGAGCGGCCTCGTCCAGCGCGTACCGCACACGACCAGCGCGGTGCTCCTGTCCGCCGACGGACTGGTCAAGTCCGTCCACGGCCTCGACGCGGACAGCGCCGACCACATGGCCGCCCTGGCCTCCGGCCTGTACTCCCTCGGCCGCAGCGCCGGCGTCCGCTTCGGCGACGGCGGCGACGTACGGCAGGTCGTCGTCGAACTCGACTCGACCCTGCTGTTCGTCACCACCGCCGGTTCCGGCACCTGCCTCGCCGTACTCGCCGACCGCGAGGCCGACGCGGCCGTCCTCGGCTACGAGATGGCGATGCTGGTCAAGAGCGTCCGCCCCTACCTCGTCACCGCTCCCCGGCAGTACGCCGTCGAACCACCGGCGATGAGGCCTTGA
- a CDS encoding DUF742 domain-containing protein gives MAAAGDGPWLDDAAGRLVRPFTVSNGRTRPTVALDLMSQVMATGATPLGYLGPEHAQALDLCRAPLPVAELAAHLRLPVAVTKVLLSDLVDCGALTTKPPAAFHHDPTDRALLEAVLDGLRRQL, from the coding sequence GTGGCCGCGGCCGGCGACGGGCCCTGGCTCGACGACGCGGCCGGACGGCTGGTGCGCCCCTTCACCGTGAGCAACGGCCGTACCCGGCCGACCGTCGCGCTCGACCTGATGTCCCAGGTGATGGCCACGGGGGCGACCCCCCTCGGCTACCTCGGTCCGGAGCACGCGCAGGCACTCGACCTGTGCCGGGCGCCCCTCCCGGTCGCCGAGCTCGCCGCTCACCTGCGGCTTCCGGTGGCAGTCACCAAGGTGCTGCTGTCGGACCTCGTGGACTGCGGCGCGCTGACCACCAAACCCCCCGCCGCGTTCCACCACGACCCAACGGACCGGGCCCTTCTGGAGGCAGTGCTCGATGGACTACGACGACAGCTCTGA